A genomic segment from Nodularia sphaerocarpa UHCC 0038 encodes:
- a CDS encoding UDP-N-acetylmuramoyl-L-alanyl-D-glutamate--2,6-diaminopimelate ligase, whose amino-acid sequence MKLRELLAAVDGVDYRALGDAEIQGLKTNSHACGVGDLFIGMPGTRVDGGDFWPSAIASGAVAAIVSPQAVQKNPPTGEAVVLSAADMTQACAQLAAAFYGYPGQKLKLVGVTGTNGKTTTTHLIEFLLTKAHLSTALMGTLYTRWPGFEQTAVHTTPFAVELQQQLAEAVNAGCEFGAMEVSSHALAQGRVLGCEFEVAVFSNLTQDHLDYHSDMEDYFAAKALLFSPEYLKGRAIINADDDYGQRLIASLSSDRVWSYSVNNHSADLWMSDLSYEPNGVSGMLHTPKGDVAFRSPLVGQYNLENLLAAVGAVLHLGLDLQSVATAIPEFPGVPGRMERVQINPEQEISVIVDYAHTPDSLENLLKAARPFIRGKMICVFGCGGDRDRTKRPKMGKIAAELADVAVLTSDNPRTEDPERILQDVLAGIPDTAKPTVICDRAIAIRTAILQAQPGDGVLLAGKGHEDYQILGTEKIHFDDREHARDALQERLS is encoded by the coding sequence ATGAAATTGCGGGAATTATTAGCGGCTGTAGATGGTGTTGATTATCGGGCTTTGGGGGATGCGGAAATTCAGGGTTTGAAGACCAATTCTCATGCTTGCGGTGTGGGTGATTTGTTTATTGGTATGCCTGGAACGCGTGTAGATGGGGGGGATTTTTGGCCAAGTGCGATCGCCTCTGGGGCTGTGGCGGCTATTGTTTCACCGCAAGCTGTCCAAAAAAATCCTCCCACTGGTGAGGCTGTGGTTCTGAGTGCGGCAGATATGACTCAAGCCTGCGCCCAATTAGCGGCGGCTTTTTACGGTTATCCAGGACAAAAGCTTAAGCTGGTGGGTGTGACTGGTACTAATGGTAAAACTACGACTACTCATTTAATTGAATTTCTGCTCACGAAAGCCCATCTATCTACGGCTTTGATGGGAACTCTTTATACTCGCTGGCCTGGTTTTGAACAAACTGCTGTCCACACTACGCCTTTTGCTGTGGAATTACAACAGCAGCTAGCTGAAGCTGTGAATGCTGGTTGTGAGTTTGGGGCGATGGAAGTTAGTTCTCATGCTTTGGCGCAAGGTCGAGTTTTAGGGTGTGAGTTTGAGGTGGCGGTGTTTAGTAATCTCACTCAAGACCATCTAGACTATCACAGCGATATGGAGGATTATTTTGCAGCAAAGGCGTTGTTATTTAGTCCTGAATATCTCAAGGGACGGGCGATTATTAATGCTGATGATGACTACGGTCAGCGTTTAATTGCGTCTTTAAGTTCTGACCGGGTTTGGAGTTACAGTGTTAATAATCACAGTGCTGATTTGTGGATGAGTGATTTAAGTTATGAGCCGAATGGTGTGAGCGGGATGTTACATACACCAAAGGGTGATGTGGCTTTTCGTTCTCCTCTGGTTGGGCAGTATAATTTAGAAAATCTTTTGGCGGCTGTGGGTGCGGTTTTACACTTAGGACTAGATTTGCAATCTGTGGCTACGGCGATACCTGAGTTTCCTGGGGTTCCGGGACGGATGGAACGTGTACAAATTAATCCTGAGCAAGAAATCAGTGTAATTGTGGATTATGCCCATACTCCTGATAGTTTGGAGAATTTGCTCAAAGCCGCACGGCCGTTTATTCGGGGAAAAATGATTTGTGTGTTTGGCTGTGGAGGCGATCGCGATCGCACTAAGCGCCCAAAAATGGGTAAAATTGCGGCTGAGTTAGCTGATGTGGCGGTGCTAACTTCAGACAATCCCCGGACTGAAGACCCAGAACGGATTTTACAAGATGTTTTGGCGGGAATCCCTGATACTGCTAAACCTACAGTAATATGCGATCGCGCGATCGCTATTCGGACAGCAATTTTACAAGCACAACCCGGTGATGGGGTATTACTGGCTGGTAAAGGTCACGAAGATTACCAAATTCTCGGCACAGAAAAAATCCATTTTGACGACCGAGAACACGCACGAGACGCTTTACAGGAAAGATTAAGTTAA